The Nicotiana tabacum cultivar K326 chromosome 1, ASM71507v2, whole genome shotgun sequence genome segment AACATAATTTCTGGCATTCCATttgcaataaataacaataacaataaatcCACTGCAATCTCACAAATAAGATTTGGGAAGGGTACTGTATACACAAACTTTATTTCTATAATCAATCGACATCAAAGATTAACCTagtttgtttgcacttaatggaggtctgaatcttaattatttagATCCCAAATATTAAGTGCGTTTATTTATAAAGTCTaaattcagatcttaatcattaagtttttttttaacttcACACTCACTTAATAGGTCTtaataggtctgtatgattaaaATACATAACAAagatttaattttattaaaatgctaTTATCCACATTCATTATTAATTTCCATCACCGTCTTTCATTATCAACTATTACCATGCCACCTACCACCACCATACTCAATCGCCACCACCAcctcctccttctcaattatAGCCATCACCATTATCAACAACCACCATCCAGAATCCCCACTACCCCTACCACCATCATTCTTAACCACAACCACAACTACAACCACAAACTTATGTACCTCAACTATCACAACTAACCACCTCATCACCATCAACAACTATAGTCGGCACTATCCACCATTATAAACTATcaccaccttcctcaatcacaaccacaaccaccacccacccacctaCCCTTATTAATTATTACCACCTACCACCACCATTCTCAACCATAATCGACATCACTATCAAATATTACTAGCTACTACTCAAAACCATCACTATCAACCAAAATCACCACCAACCATCGcattcaaataaagataaattttatacattcagatgttaaaaaaacagtcttaattatttagtattcagatcttaatacacatttTAATATTCAGATTCAGATATTTTAATCTCGATGCATATattgatattcagatgtgtattcagatttaCCTCGCTATTTGCAATAATGGATAAGAATAATCCATCTAGTATTAGGGGGTTTTGGCCTTCATGGCTTTTTACAATGTTGAATTTAAGAAAGGGattttacctatctataccatatatcaaacattattaccaaaaatgttcaTAATTTGTTATTTACCCATGTAGTCCACACTTTTACTACAAATTATATACCAATCCAAAAATAGGTAGATTTTGCCATTAAAAAAGCCCTAAAATGAAGGCACCAAATCTGATGTGATTCTGTCAAGGATTTTATTCCAATTTTGAAATGAAGGAGATCTCTCTTCCTGATGAAGGCACCAGTTGCGTAATTCTCTCCTTCCTCAACAGAAAGAGATCTCACAAAAAACGCAATCAAATTGTACAATTACTGAAGAGAGACTATATCTGTTCTTCGTCTCAAATTGTACAAAATTGCTCTTCGTCGATATCAGTATTCAAATTGTAGAAACTATATCTCTTCTTCGTCTTTTTTCCTATCAACTACACGAAATCATATAAAAAATCCCAATAATGCTGAAATCGAATGGTAATTAGGATAACTATGGCAGATTTAGAGATTTTGAAGTTGATGTCATTGTGGTAGATGATAATGCAAATTACAGAATTCTCAGTTCTATAATTGCAGAACAATTATCGATTGATACATCGgataaaattatagaaatcaaatacattgtgaACGAGAATTGTCCTCCAATGGAGATTAGGAATGATATAGGGGTTCGTGCTTACATGGAAACCAAAAAGGAGAACAAAAACTTAGGTTCGTATCCTTTATGTATAAGCGTAAgagatttcaatatggaattgaCAATCAACAATGAAAGCACTAGTGCAGGTATGTTTGATTCGACATTGCAGGGAGTTATGGTGTTACTATGTTATCTACAATATTACTACAATTacctacaattaaactacaaagCTCACATAGTACTGAAAAGGATAAAGCAATGTTGCTTTCAAAATTATCTACATAGAAACTACATTTATGAATTTATTGTTTGTAGGTTCGTCTGGATCCCTAAACTTACTTGAATTTCCATCCACACCAGCTATAGAGGAAtatcaaagtgaaataataactgaaTCTACGCAAACATATATTGAAGAAGGACAAGTTTATCAGGACAAACAAACAGTAGCTGCTGCAATGAAGAATTATTCAGTGATGCACAAGTTCCAGTTCAGAGTAAAAAGATCTAGTCATAGAAGGTATTTAGTTATTTGTGGATAATATATCAGCAAAATCAGTGTATGATTGAAGATAGGTGGGTTTtataaattgtagttaaattgtagtgAATTTgtagttaattgtagtttttTCATAAATTTGTGTAAATATTGTATTTCGTTTGTAGCTACTGGCTTATATGTGTTGCTGAAAGCTGTAAATGGCATTTCAAGGCAACGTCAATTAATGATTCGGCAATGTTCAAGATAAGAAGTTTCAACCGTCAACACACATGCTGCCTAATTGACGAAACATTCATACAGCGCAAACGTACTGTAGCAGTACTTGGTAGCATGGTCGTTCCAAAGTATTGTGATCCTAAGACTGTTTATACACCAAAGGACATACAAACTGACATGTTATCCGAACATGGACTGAACCTAAGCTACATGCAAGcatggagagcaaaggaaaaagCTTTACATTTTTTGAGAGGGAATCTGTGTGACTCCTACAACAAATTacctaaatatttttatattcttgagaagaattatcctggtTCTGTTGTTAAATTGAAGAAGGCAGCAGATGATTGCTTCTTATACGCATTTGTTGCTCTTTGTACATCAATAAATGGTTGGCAACATTGTAGGCCGGTAGTAGTGGTTGATGGGACATTCTTAAAGTCAGCCTACAGGGGGATTATGCTGACAGCAAGCACCATGGATGCAGCAGGTAAATAATGGAATAATTTTGTACTTATTTTGTAGACAGTCTTTAAAATGCAGTTAAATTGTAGTTatgttgtagttattttgtagttaTATAAAAGAATGTAGTTAACATGTCTATATTTCTCAATATATATTGTAGTTGTTATTTAATCATATTTTATGTCTTAAAAATGTAGGTACTATTTTTCCCTTGGCATATGCTGTGGTTGATTTTGAAAACGACGCGTCTTGGAAgtggttctttgagcaattcaaggaGGCATATGGTGAAAGACCTTCAATGTGTGTTGTTTCAGATAGGCATGAGAGTATACTGAAGGCAACATCAGTTGTCTATCCGGGATTGGCACACTACTCTTGCATGTGGCATATATGGACAAATATAAGGTCAAAATTCAAGAAGGGACATCTACAATTACATGAATTGTACTTTGCTACACCACGGTCATACACTAtggatgaatttaatgaaaggatgTTGAAGATTGAAGAGGTAGACCTGCGTGTAAAGTCTTACCTATATGATATTGGCTATCATAGATGGTCAAGAGTACATGCAACGGTAAATAGAACTTTTACTATGACGTCAAACATTGCCGAGTCGTTGAATGCTGTAACAAAAGATGCAAGAGAGCTTCCAATATTTGATCTATTTGAGTATATGAGGACTCTTCTTGAACGTTGGACAAAAGAAAAGTTATCGAAGGCAAAAGGTACTTTCACATACCTTGGTCACAAATACAACAAAGAATTGGAAGACAACAGTACATTATCTCAGAAACTAAGGgtaagatatttttttttggtgCAGTAGAATCAAAAAAGTACTAGCTGCAGTTTTTCCAGATTGTAGTTAAACTGTAGTCAAATTgtaattatttttcaatgactttgcaaatactggctatttttgaatgatcagtccgaaaactgactagttCATGCTATTTTTACGAATTTTTGACATTATCACGTGCTTCTAGTTGTCGTTAATATGGAAAGTGGGCCAACAGCCCAAACATGAAAACGCAGCATTGccatttccttgcccttattttagTTGCCTAACGCCTTACGGGTTTGTTATTCATCAACCATCTCTTAGTTGGCGGCAGTTGGAGTGTACAAAAGAAACTAACAACTCGTACCAATCTGATAATTCgatggtgttggaaaaaaaatctgttggaaaaaaaatccgaccataattggtttggtttggttttaactaaagaaagtcaaaccgaaaccaaaccaacccggcattacatatatataaattttagatatatttaatatataaatatacttattgtgatgtaatttataaatttttattaaaagattttataattttattttttgagtaagttttatagccattaacattagtaaattaaatagtgCTAACAAAagtccaaaccaaaatcaaatcaatactaattcTAATAAAAGATATTTAACTCAATATTACGAacgagaatgtattgaatatctattttttgttttgcaataatttagataaaaatgcataacctatttttattttttctttagcgtttagtcatgtattTAATaatcccttattagtctacttattttagcatgacttagtactcttagattatgtttatttttattatggctttttaattaacaatatttatattacataattttattgtctttatttgttgaatattttaggataatgtcaTGGCAAATCtcatatttcttattattttcgtggaaaatactttatatagttgtatcttactaggactaaagaaatgTTTTGAGcataatttatatgttttgttctacgaagattttatcGGAAAAAAACCCGAATAACCCGAAAACCCGAGAGTGAAAAACCCgaattttattggtttggtttgatcttTAGATTTCATAATCCGAcacaattagtttggtttggtaattgtaaaagCCGAATTAACCCGACCTATGTCCACCCCTAGCGGCAGTGACACAGCCTTCACTTGTTATTCTCCTGGTCATATTTTTGTAGCTAtctgaaaattattattttttcattttatatttccgCGCCCATGACTTTGTTGAGTAtaacttatttatcaaaatttgctTTCAAATTTGGATAACAGAGAAATGTTTCAATAGTTTTAACGAGTTATTGTTTCAGTAGTTGTATTCGCTCAAGTCTCCTTAGTTGAGGTAGAGTGCATCGGGGGAAATAGTCTAACTTTTTTGTGTTTTTAGATGATATAACAACAtatccaatatatttttgcaGGATTCGAGGATGATAATATACACGCAGATTTTATCCCTATTTTGTGAGATAGATAGATTGTTTTCAATACATCtttggaaaaaaaataataatttacagcatgtttgaaaaaataaatagtataaaaagtcatgttaaaaataatgaaGGCAAGAAAATTAGAAGCCATTTATATCAATCATTTAGATTGATATAAAATGCACATAATCAACTCCAAATAAATTGAGGTATAAATAATTGGTTGATCTTTTATTAAACTACATTAGGAGCAATATTCAAAAGATGGGGGCCTAAAACGAAACATTTTACTTAATACAAAAGAAGAGCATAAGGCATAAGCTCAATTGCTTTTGCTTCCCTCTATTCACATGTCCATTCTATCtccttaaaattgaagaaaaaagataAAGATAAAGATTAACAAAATCCAAGATCGCGAGATAAAGTTTGATTCATTTAATCATACTTACATATCTTCAATTTCTTTCTTCCTAATTAACAGAGgcggattcagaatttaaatttttggggtttatcttttaaattttttagcattgaactcattatatttttaaatttatgggttcatatctactattttacaattttaatgaatttttacacataaattttatttttactctgcatcgaaagttatgggttcaattgaatcctTCATTAATACACTATATAGGCCCCTGCTAATTGAGATTCATCAAAAACTTTACTGTAAATATCCAATAAAATTAAAGGCTTGATCAAATATTAATTGTGCTTAAAAGTACTTAAATTGGTTAGCTAAATACAAAATGTAaagcacttttaaaaaaatatttctaaaataagATAATCAAATATATTATAATCGAAATAGTAGATGCAACTCGATGCACTAAGGTTCCGCTGTGCGCAAGGTATAAACAATGATCAAACTATAAGGATCTATTTTACACAATAATACCTTTTATTTGGACACGTGTTAGATGCGTCATACAAAAAATCTCCAATTTCACTCGAGCTGCAACCCCTCCATCGATCAAAATaaactaacataaaataaaaattacaaccCCTTACTTTTCCAATTTGTCCTATTTGCCCCGCCAGATGTGATTCCATAAACTCATCAAGAATATAAGGTACCAACTGAACCAGAACCCAACAAAAACCTCATAAAAATATTGACCTGTCCTCTTTTTAGCTAGCTTCTATACACTTGTTCTATTCTAAATCTCCATCTATATTTCTCCCTCTTCCTCCATAGCCAATTTTCAAGATTCCATTACAGTTCTACTCAAACCCCATTTCACTACAAACCCTTTTCAATGTTGCCCTTTAAAACAATCCAAGAGGCAGAATCTGCCATTGGAAGATCCCTTACAACTCTAGAGACAATTTGGTTCAATTACTCTGCAACCAAATCTGATTACTATCTTTACTGCCATAATATCCTTTTTCTCTTCCTAATCTTCTCTTGTGTCCCTCTTTATTACCTTTTCCTTGAACTTTTCTTCAGAAACTCTATTCAGTCTTATAAAATTCAACCAAAAGTCAATCTTTCACTCTCTGAGGTGTTCAATTGTTATAAGTCTGTTATGCGTATGTTCATTCTTGTTGTGGGTCCCCTTCAGCTTGTTTCTTACCCCTCTGTTAAGGTAACTTTctccatttttctttactttatttcataGTTCTGCTAAAAAAGATGTCTTTTTTGCAATGTATTTGATGGGGTTTTGTTGAAACTAAAAAAGGTAATTTTTTTAATCTTTGGATCAATGATTTCAGATTGAGATACCCTTTTTTATCTTGCTTATTTTACCCAGAAAATTTGTCGTGAATTGTAGCAATGTGTTTGATTGAGTTGTTagtagagaaaaaaagaagataatcTTTAGTGTTAGAGAGTACTCATAATATTGTTAAGTATAGGAATGAAATAGGTCTAAATAGAAAGAATCTCTAGTGTTGTTGGTTGATTGAGTTTTGAGTATTGAAATTCATGGTTTTGCCTTAATTTTAGATCAAGGTTGTGAAATTGAGATACTCATTATGATCCTTTTTTGTGTGTGAATTGTGGCAATGTAGATGGTTGGGATTAGAACAAGCTTGCCCTTGCCGTCGTTATGGGAAATTTTGTTGCAGTTGGGCACATATTTTATAGTGGAGGACTATTTTAACTATTGGATCCATAGGTTCTTGCATTGTAAATGGGGTTATGAAAATATTCACAAGGTTCACCATGAATACACAGCTCCAATAGGCTTTGCAGCGCCGTATGCGCATTGGCTAGAGATTTTGATCCTCGGGATCCCCTCAGCTATTGGGCCTGCTATTGCGCCTGGTCATATGGTTACGTTCTGGTTGTGGATTGCGTTGAGACAGATTGAAGCTATTGAGACTCACAGTGGGTATGCACGCATGCGCTTTTGCTTTTGATTATTCACACTATGGTAGTACTAAAAAGTTGCTTTTTTGGTGATTAAGTGTGTGATTATCTTCTATGATAATTTGACCAAACTATGGGTTAACAGTAACAATTACTATCACTTTATTCCTTTTCCCATTCACTGTTTGCTTTTGTGATCTCTGAATGAATCTGTATGCAGTGAATGGAATTTCATGAGATTTCTTTTTAAGTCAAAATAGTACTGCTTTTTGCATATAGTAATATTAAAGTTGTCTTCTTTTTGTTCCTTCTTTCTCTGTTTCTAAATTTTCATGTAGGTCCTTTCCCTTTTTCCCCCTTATCCTCTTTTCTAGTTTCTATTGCTTCCGGTGGATGCTACCGGAAACAACCTATCTActgcacaaggtaggggtaaggcatacacactacccttcccagatctctatttgtgagattatactgggtttgttattgttattgttgtagcATTGCTTTTGGTGGATGGGGATGGGGATGCTTGTGTTAAAATTATGTTTAAGTGGTGTTTTTAGCAT includes the following:
- the LOC142162019 gene encoding uncharacterized protein LOC142162019 — translated: MDKNNPSSIRGFRDFEVDVIVVDDNANYRILSSIIAEQLSIDTSDKIIEIKYIVNENCPPMEIRNDIGVRAYMETKKENKNLGSYPLCISVRDFNMELTINNESTSAGSSGSLNLLEFPSTPAIEEYQSEIITESTQTYIEEGQVYQDKQTVAAAMKNYSVMHKFQFRVKRSSHRSYWLICVAESCKWHFKATSINDSAMFKIRSFNRQHTCCLIDETFIQRKRTVAVLGSMVVPKYCDPKTVYTPKDIQTDMLSEHGLNLSYMQAWRAKEKALHFLRGNLCDSYNKLPKYFYILEKNYPGSVVKLKKAADDCFLYAFVALCTSINGWQHCRPVVVVDGTFLKSAYRGIMLTASTMDAAGTIFPLAYAVVDFENDASWKWFFEQFKEAYGERPSMCVVSDRHESILKATSVVYPGLAHYSCMWHIWTNIRSKFKKGHLQLHELYFATPRSYTMDEFNERMLKIEEVDLRVKSYLYDIGYHRWSRVHATVNRTFTMTSNIAESLNAVTKDARELPIFDLFEYMRTLLERWTKEKLSKAKGTFTYLGHKYNKELEDNSTLSQKLRVRYFFLVQ
- the LOC107810865 gene encoding methylsterol monooxygenase 1-1 → MLPFKTIQEAESAIGRSLTTLETIWFNYSATKSDYYLYCHNILFLFLIFSCVPLYYLFLELFFRNSIQSYKIQPKVNLSLSEVFNCYKSVMRMFILVVGPLQLVSYPSVKMVGIRTSLPLPSLWEILLQLGTYFIVEDYFNYWIHRFLHCKWGYENIHKVHHEYTAPIGFAAPYAHWLEILILGIPSAIGPAIAPGHMVTFWLWIALRQIEAIETHSGYDLPWTITKYIPFYGGPDYHDYHHYVGGQSKSNFASVFTYCDYIYGTDKGYRYQKKVLQQLKGASNVNGEQNGVSAKDLKDD